The following proteins are co-located in the Cardiocondyla obscurior isolate alpha-2009 linkage group LG12, Cobs3.1, whole genome shotgun sequence genome:
- the Neos gene encoding nuclear receptor coactivator 5 — protein MSARLLKDPATASSRIFVGHLQTDDITKLELEEHFAKYGTIIASIINRGFGFVQFEDEQSAQKAIQNENGSLFKGRRIDVKPAKKDNQSSGGGNSGNPNAKQMSGSNQFNSMNNQFGNANEPFGGNKPSFGGINQNFGNDNTFGSNQKDLNVRAGGNNFDDGNQAGSNDNDQFNGKHNNEHFNNPVQNRGNNQFNINNLNRGNDQFVTGHGNQNRNVNNQFGNNQMGNQNRPGGAPGNRNQANPGNQNTGSGVHRPRGSRGGKNRNKNNQNNPNNPNINNFRDRSPVNRTNRMEDKTNRDWDLKQGDRLRNNNFVRDSFNETGNRFDDFKSSASREINVNFGNTSSSSDYLAIAAEKNDCEIIVVNKALTKYAEDIELRLKQIGLMVDLLFPNEDVPLGRVLGNIASRGCLYAVVVTPVNQEHHSLTLNILHGLPQEHRNMPVEDAINLISRDFANYKAGGRSVPLNTPLANERHPDAIQVLLNMLADNHQLTVLQYDRVIKYLEMKREEQVQVELGDAKDLPVKTPLTPVNDPKQAELQTRILNILNSSKNAPTTIEPCPVPPPTSAPTPVPVPPATWGTGSNAVTSSTATSSTGVTPSPLLNDPTVQKALDSLLQGNLLKNIGDQQPSPATTTGTPLFAAFSNIGRF, from the exons ATGAGCGCCAGACTTTTAAAAGATCCTGCTACCGCATCCAGCCGCATCTTTGTAGGCCACTTACAAACTGATGATATTACAAAACTGGAACTGGAAGAGCATTTCGCTAAATATGGCACTATTATAGCGTCGATAATAAATAGAGGTTTTGGATTTGTTCAGTTTGAAGATGAACAGTCTGCACAAAAGGCTATTCAAAATGAAAATGGATCTCTGTTTAAAGGCAGACGTATAG ATGTCAAGCCAGCAAAGAAGGATAATCAATCTAGTGGGGGAGGAAACTCAGGAAATCCAAATGCAAAACAAATGAGTGGATCGAATCAATTTAATTCTATGAATAATCAATTTGGTAATGCAAATGAGCCATTTGGTGGAAACAAACCAAGTTTTGGTGGAATAAATCAGAATTTTGGAAATGACAATACCTTTGGCAGCAAccaaaaagatttaaatgttAGAGCTGgaggaaataattttgatgATGGAAATCAGGCTGGAAGTAATGATAATGATCAATTTAATGGGAAACATAATAatgaacattttaataatcctGTTCAAAACCGTggaaataatcaatttaatataaataatttaaatcgtgGAAATGATCAGTTTGTTACTGGCCATGGAAATCAAAATAGAAACGTTAACAATCAGTTTGGAAATAACCAAATGGGAAATCAGAATAGGCCAGGGGGAGCGCCTGGAAATCGAAATCAAGCTAATCCAGGCAACCAAAATACAGGCAGTGGTGTTCACAGACCTCGCGGGTCAAGAGGTGGAAAGaatagaaacaaaaataatcaaaacaaTCCAAACAAtccaaatataaataattttagagaTCGAAGTCCAGTTAACAGAACTAACCGAATGGAAGACAAGACAAATAGAGACTGGGATCTTAAACAAGGCGATAGGCTacgtaacaataattttgttaGAGATTCATTTAATGAAACTGGAAACCGTTTTGATGATTTTAAAAGTTCTGCATCTagagaaattaatgtaaatttcgg GAATACTAGTAGTTCGTCGGATTATCTTGCCATCGCAGCTGAGAAGAATGATTGTGAAATAATTGTTGTTAATAAAGCACTGAC GAAATATGCAGAAGATATTGAATTACGCTTGAAGCAAATTGGCTTAATGGTAGATTTGCTATTTCCCAATGAAGATGTTCCTTTAGGTCGTGTTTTGGGAAATATAGCGAGTCGGGGCTGCTTGTATGCTGTAGTCGTTACACCTGTCAATCAAGAACATCATTCTTTAACTCTGAATATTCTACACGGTTTGCCACAAG AACACAGAAATATGCCCGTTGAGGATGCTATAAATTTGATTTCACGGGACTTTGCAAATTATAAAGCCGGTGGCCGCTCGGTTCCCTTAAATACGCCTCTTGCAAATGAGCGTCATCCAGATGCTATACAAGTTCTTCTGAATATGCTAGCAGACAATCATCAACTCACAGTTCTGCAATATGATCGCGTTATAAAGTACCTCGAGATGAAACGCGAGGAGCAAGTACAAGTTGAATTGGGCGATGCAAAAGATTTACCAGTAAAAACACCTCTCACGCCAGTTAACGATCCAAAGCAGGCAGAATTGCAAACgagaatattgaatattttaaatagcaGTAAAAATGCACCGACAACAATAGAACCCTGTCCGGTACCACCACCGACTTCAGCACCAACACCGGTACCGGTGCCACCAGCTACTTGGGGAacag GATCAAATGCAGTAACGTCATCCACGGCAACCTCTTCTACAGGAGTTACACCTTCTCCTCTTCTAAACGATCCGACAGTTCAAAAAGCTCTTGACAGTCTTCTGCAAGGTAATCTATTAAAGAACATTGGCGATCAACAGCCATCACCTGCAACAACAACTGGAACACCGTTATTCGCTGCTTTTTCCAATATTGGTAGATTTTAA